The DNA region TCATCGGCGATCTCCAGGAGGCGTTCGTGCGCTCGGCCGGCCTCTTGCGTGCCCCTGTGCTCCTCAAGGACCTCGAAATAGATTGCCACGGCTTGGCGCACCGCGTGCGCGGCGAGGTAGCCATCGGCCATCTTCAGAAGGTGCGCGAGCACTCCCGCCGGCGTCCGCGATGGGCCGGCCGACATGATTACAGTCCGCGGCCTTTGGGCCGTGATCGTGGCCCGAGCCGGACTGTGGTTCGCGTCTTCTACGGCTGTCGCGCGGCTTTCCGCGCCGCCTGGGGTGCCGGTATCCATGGTACTCGCCTCCACCAAGAAAGGGCCCTAGGTTCGATACAGCGTGCGGCCGAGTTCGGCCAGCCGGTCGCATCCTCGCAGTTCGCCGCAGTGATATACCAGGCACTGGTGTACATCCTTGAAGATTTTCTCAAACTCCCGGCGGACGCCGGATTCCGCCCGAAACTGGCTTTGGCACAGCGGACATCGGTTGTCGGGTGTAACCTGGTTAAGGAACAGGACCGGCACGTGGATTCCCAGCCGGCGGCACGCCTGGAACAGGTCCCGCGTCTCTTCCAGAGTCATCTGCGTCAAGGCGCTCACGGCATAAAGGCGTCCTTTCGCCGGGTCTTCCAACACGGATCGCAGAAACCTGACCTTCCTCGACATGGCGGTCAAATAGTCCGAGGTGGCGGGGAGCCAGCACAGGTCCTTGTATTTCAACAACAGGCCGATCATCACCTTGAGCCAGTCCTGGATCAGTCCGGGCAGTTCCAGCAGTCGCACCAGGTGCCCGGTTGGGGCGGTGTCGAGGACCACGATTCGATTGTTCGCGGTCCCCAGGAGCGAGACGACCCGCGCGACGGCCATCAGTTCGTCCAAACCGGGCGGCGAGAGATCGAGAAAGTGCTCCATGGCCTCTCGCTCGAATTCCAGATCGACCATCTCGCGCCCCGAGAGGAGCCGGTCGAAGAACTCTGCCACTTCGTCGGCATACCGGCCTCTGAGTTCCTGGAACTCCGCTTCGGCGTCTATCTCCAGGGCGGTCAGGCGCCCCCGCACGCGGGTTCCTTCGGGTCCGATGGGCACTGCGAGACAGTCCGAAAGCGAATGAGCCGGGTCCGTCGAGACCAGAAAAACGTCCCTGTCGGGATACGCCTCGGCCAGGCGGAACGCCGTGGCGCTGGCGAGCGTCGTCTTGCCGACGCCCCCTTTGCCTGAGAACAGTACGAGAGACACTCCGGGCCCCGGCAGCCTTGGCGGGTGGTCCACGCGAGGCGCGGGCGATGTCGTCGGCGCCGGCTGGGCGCGACCGGCGAGCCGATGAACCCCGGTCCATAGTTGGAGGAGATGTTCGGCGCCTCGGACCTCCTCCCGTTGGATCGGGACCTCCCAGAGCGCGTACTTCTGGAACTTCGGCCCGAGTCTCTCCAGCACCGAAAATTGCTGGCAGCAGATATCCTGGCAAGTCGGGCAATCACCGACCGGCGGATAGAGGCGGTTGACGAGAATATCCCGGACGGGCACCCGCATCCGCTCAAGCCGATCTACCAGCCGCCTCGTCTCGTCCAGACTCGCCGGTTCGGCAAGCATGACCGGCACAAAAAGACATCGCGTCTGATCCCCCAGGAGCGACGCCAAGTGTTCGATCGGCTGCCGCAGTCGTTCCAGAAACAGGTCGGTCTCGTCCTTGTCATCGGATGCGCGGTACAGTTTGGCCAAGTAATGATGCTTCGCCAACATGGCGTCGATCGCGGCGAACCACTCGTGCAGCATCTCCGGAAGTTCGAGGAAGCGAAGGGTGTGTCCCGTAGGGGCCGTGTCAACGACAATGCAATCGTACGTCCGGGCCTTCAGCAGAAGCGAAACCTCATCGAACGCCATCACCTCGTCAAGCCCAGGGACGGACAAGTCCAGGAGCCGCGCCACGTCGTCATCGTCAAGAAGTGTGCCGTGCAAAGCGATCTGCCGAAGGTGCCGC from Planctomycetota bacterium includes:
- a CDS encoding ArsA family ATPase, which codes for MGEVPAFLRTLGAELLLFGGKGGVGKTTCAAATALYLATHFPDGTFLIVSIDPAHSLQDCFAHSPLPANLKLLEIDSQECLRKFKEAHSRHLRQIALHGTLLDDDDVARLLDLSVPGLDEVMAFDEVSLLLKARTYDCIVVDTAPTGHTLRFLELPEMLHEWFAAIDAMLAKHHYLAKLYRASDDKDETDLFLERLRQPIEHLASLLGDQTRCLFVPVMLAEPASLDETRRLVDRLERMRVPVRDILVNRLYPPVGDCPTCQDICCQQFSVLERLGPKFQKYALWEVPIQREEVRGAEHLLQLWTGVHRLAGRAQPAPTTSPAPRVDHPPRLPGPGVSLVLFSGKGGVGKTTLASATAFRLAEAYPDRDVFLVSTDPAHSLSDCLAVPIGPEGTRVRGRLTALEIDAEAEFQELRGRYADEVAEFFDRLLSGREMVDLEFEREAMEHFLDLSPPGLDELMAVARVVSLLGTANNRIVVLDTAPTGHLVRLLELPGLIQDWLKVMIGLLLKYKDLCWLPATSDYLTAMSRKVRFLRSVLEDPAKGRLYAVSALTQMTLEETRDLFQACRRLGIHVPVLFLNQVTPDNRCPLCQSQFRAESGVRREFEKIFKDVHQCLVYHCGELRGCDRLAELGRTLYRT